A stretch of Podospora bellae-mahoneyi strain CBS 112042 chromosome 5, whole genome shotgun sequence DNA encodes these proteins:
- a CDS encoding hypothetical protein (COG:S; EggNog:ENOG503NY3F) has product MSGSGLGLTFGKSSGQQQADSQDLSRFSDSETDERSPSKSPSEIITSAFRGIKKVAPTRDDWPRLTRKPSLVGLRRPSETVVPTIERQPTPGQYSNPPRSARPTHHARNLSLQDSLSKPLPEPPPPQLSPASPLTPLAHPHTQGSLATILDAETTEEQKDHRPGTMDSTSSAEQQAGGLYMRPQGDNHNQEANMNGNLNNGSRQDGQEERGENLTPRSNGPLSAGASPNSGQARGGTVGGTIGGPAGPSTHLSGLMCNVHRTTGREPHPLVGATTTVLGDKLYVFGGRILSRSRPAPLTADLYELDLIRRHWTKLETTGDIPPPRYFHSMCALGDTKMVCYGGMSPTTSQKNAIPQDQQPEVTVMSDIYIYDIPTKKWTYIPTQDAPQGRYAHCACILPSSATFASHRAPLSALQHNPSSANPNEGRIGINIDGTGGAEMIVVGGQDAANHYIEQISVFNLRSLKWVSTQPLGKSCGAYRSVVAPLPPSVAAKVGKTHPNGARQDAAAASLEAREAGSSMLIYSNYNFLDVKLELQIRSSDGHLSERPMSGSYTPPGLRFPNGGVIDTHFVVSGTYLTSSKQEYALWALDLRTLTWSRIDAGGAVFSQGSWNRGVLWNRRNTFVVLGNRKRSLVDDYNHRRINFSNVCMVELEAFGFYDNPRKTAPMSGFVSASSPYTGPGLSLSRKAGVTAGGRYHSRAAEELGEKALALRELADMDILCIGGERIPINSRIVARRWGPYFVQLLREGTAMQDGSDAATLRSNSVSAQGGRGPGQSSVFSSSTTTLAPSIAGSSVSSPPLDLAAINTAPTPRTLPPNSRPRCLYLPHTYLTVQALLHFLYTSTLPAPSSPLCTPQILCSLLQIARPYRIDGLLEAVIERLHSLLDSRNAAAVFNATAMAAGGGRGIDGTLNPNFFPVSAGVDALLGPDGQPSSSSFAGSDADSATGGLAGRASGLKISTSVSGARPSSDELSATTSVGSEWSSEMDSERGTGREPWTGDLSSVIGLQKRGLRGLMEGRRMRERTGTNTMPSAPGSSGGGGGGGGGLGFNAMPGQVGLGVGGRA; this is encoded by the coding sequence ATGTCGGGTTCTGGACTTGGGCTAACATTCGGCAAATCATCaggacagcagcaggccGACTCTCAGGATCTGAGCCGCTTCTCTGACTCTGAGACTGACGAACGTTCACCATCCAAATCCCCCTCAGAAATCATCACATCTGCCTTCCGAGGCATCAAAAAGGTTGCGCCCACGCGAGACGACTGGCCGAGGCTCACGAGGAAGCCCTCTCTTGTTGGACTTCGACGGCCTTCGGAAACTGTTGTTCCCACGATCGAGAGACAACCAACCCCGGGACAATACTCCAATCCTCCAAGGAGCGCTCGCCCAACTCACCATGCTCGGAATTTGAGCCTCCAAGACAGTCTATCGAAACCCCTACCCGAACCGCCCCCGCCACAGCTTTCCCCGGCATCCCCGCTGACCCCTTTGGCACATCCTCACACCCAGGGGAGTCTGGCGACGATTCTAGACGCCGAAACTACTGAAGAACAGAAAGATCACAGGCCTGGAACGATGGATTCGACGTCATCTGCGGAGCAACAGGCCGGCGGTCTCTACATGAGACCTCAAGGGGACAATCATAATCAAGAAGCGAACATGAATGGGAATTTAAACAATGGCTCCAGGCAGGACGGGCAAGAGGAACGTGGTGAAAACTTGACGCCAAGAAGTAATGGCCCTCTTTCTGCTGGAGCATCTCCCAACTCGGGTCAGGCGAGGGGGGGTACGGTGGGAGGAACCATAGGTGGCCCTGCTGGACCTTCCACACACCTGTCTGGTCTGATGTGTAATGTTCACCGAACCACGGGTCGGGAACCACACCCTCTGGTCGGCGCAACCACGACGGTTCTGGGGGATAAGCTCTACGTCTTTGGCGGCAGGATATTATCAAGAAGCAGACCAGCGCCCTTAACGGCAGACCTCTACGAATTGGATTTGATCCGCCGGCACTGGACAAAGTTGGAAACGACTGGCGATATCCCTCCACCTCGTTACTTCCACTCAATGTGCGCGCTTGGTGATACAAAGATGGTTTGCTACGGCGGCATGTCTCCGACGACGAGCCAAAAAAATGCGATACCCCAAGACCAACAACCCGAGGTCACGGTCATGTCGGATATCTACATCTACGATATACCGACCAAAAAATGGACCTACATTCCAACACAGGACGCCCCACAAGGCCGTTATGCGCATTGCGCCTGCATCCTGCCGTCATCCGCCACATTTGCCTCCCACAGGGCGCCTCTATCGGCCCTGCAGCACAATCCATCGAGTGCGAATCCGAATGAGGGGCGCATCGGCATCAACATTGACGGCACGGGCGGTGCTGAGATGATCGTGGTGGGAGGGCAAGATGCGGCCAACCATTACATTGAGCAAATAAGCGTCTTCAACCTACGGAGTCTGAAGTGGGTTTCAACACAGCCGCTGGGCAAGAGCTGCGGCGCATATAGAAGCGTGGTTGCACCCCTTCCGCCCTCTGTGGCTGCCAAGGTTGGAAAGACACATCCGAACGGTGCTCGGCAGGATGCTGCAGCAGCGAGTTTGGAGGCCCGGGAAGCTGGGTCGAGCATGCTCATCTACAGCAACTACAACTTCCTCGACGTCAAGCTCGAGCTCCAAATCAGGTCCAGCGATGGCCACCTTAGCGAACGACCGATGAGCGGCTCCTACACCCCGCCAGGGCTTAGGTTTCCCAACGGAGGTGTCATCGATACACACTTCGTTGTGAGCGGCACATATCTCACATCTTCAAAGCAAGAATATGCTCTCTGGGCGCTGGATTTGCGGACGTTGACGTGGAGTCGCATTGATGCCGGCGGAGCTGTGTTCAGCCAGGGAAGCTGGAACCGCGGTGTTCTTTGGAACAGACGAAACACCTTTGTGGTTCTTGGCAACAGGAAAAGGAGTTTGGTGGACGACTACAATCATCGGAGGATAAACTTCAGCAATGTGTGCATGGTAGAACTGGAAGCCTTTGGCTTTTACGACAACCCTCGCAAGACGGCACCAATGAGTGGCTTCGTTAGTGCCAGCAGCCCCTATACTGGGCCTGGGCTTAGCTTGTCGCGCAAAGCGGGTGTTACGGCCGGTGGAAGGTATCACAGCCGTGCTGCCGAGGAGCTTGGTGAGAAGGCCTTGGCACTGAGGGAGCTGGCTGATATGGACATTCTTTGCATTGGAGGGGAAAGGATACCGATCAATTCGAGGATCGTCGCCCGGAGGTGGGGCCCTTACTTTGTGCAGCTACTCCGAGAAGGGACGGCGATGCAAGATGGCAGTGATGCCGCCACTCTAAGGTCCAACTCGGTTTCAGCGCAGGGTGGACGAGGCCCTGGACAATCGTCTGTGTTTTCGTCGAGTACTACTACCCTCGCGCCAAGCATAGCTGGATCCTCCGTCTCTTCCCCACCCCTGGATCTTGCGGCCATCAACACGGCGCCGACGCCACGCACCCTTCCACCCAACAGTCGACCGAGGTGTCTGTACTTACCTCACACATACCTTACCGTCCAGGCTCTTCTTCACTTCCTGTACACGTCAACCCTGCCCgcaccttcttcgccgctGTGCACACCCCAAATTCTCTGCAGTCTTTTGCAGATCGCCAGGCCGTATCGAATCGATGGACTCCTGGAAGCAGTGATTGAACGCCTCCACAGCCTTCTCGACAGTCGCAACGCAGCTGCTGTCTTTAACGCCACGGCCATGGCGGCTGGCGGTGGCCGGGGCATCGACGGCACCCTGAACCCCAACTTCTTCCCCGTGTCGGCCGGTGTCGACGCCCTTCTTGGCCCTGATGGccagcccagcagcagcagctttgCCGGTAGCGACGCGGACTCTGCCACGGGCGGTCTTGCCGGGCGGGCTTCCGGGCTCAAGATTAGCACCTCGGTGTCTGGCGCCCGTCCTTCGAGCGATGAGTTGAGCGCCACCACTAGCGTGGGAAGTGAATGGAGCTCCGAGATGGACAGCGAGCGGGGAACAGGGAGGGAGCCGTGGACTGGTGACCTGAGCAGTGTTATTGGACTGcagaagagggggttgagaggtCTGATGGAAGGCCggaggatgagagagaggacGGGGACGAACACGATGCCTTCTGCGCCGGGTAGttctgggggaggaggtggtggcggtggtgggcttgggttCAATGCCATGCCGGGGCAGgttgggcttggggttggaggtagAGCATAG
- the PRX1 gene encoding peroxiredoxin 1 (EggNog:ENOG503NW6E; COG:O), which translates to MAAERNEPLRLGTIAPNFQAETTKGPIDFHEFIGDNWVILFSHPEDYTPVCTTELGEMARLEPEFSKRGVKLIGLSANTLGSHEGWISDIKDVTGSQVNFPIIADKERKVAYLYDMIDYQDTTNVDEKGIAFTIRSVFFIDPKKTIRCILSYPASTGRNSAEILRVIQSLQTGDKHKVTTPINWVPGDDVIVHPSIKGDEATKLFPNLRAVKPYLRFTPLPEID; encoded by the exons ATGGCTGCTGAGCGCAACGAACC CCTCCGTCTGGGCACCATTGCCCCCAACTTCCAGGCCGAGACCACCAAGGGTCCCATTGACTTCCATGAGTTCATTGGCGACAACTGggtcatcctcttctcccaccccgaGGACTACACGCCCGTCTGCACCACCGAACTCGGTGAGATGGCCCGCCTCGAGCCTGAGTTCTCCAAGCGCGGCGTCAAGCTCATCGGTCTCTCTGCCAACACCCTCGGCAGCCACGAGGGCTGGATCAGCGACATCAAGGACGTCACCGGCTCCCAGGTCAACTTCCCCATCATTGCCGACAAGGAGCGCAAGGTCGCCTACCTTTATGACAT GATCGACTACCAGGACACCACCAACGTCGATGAGAAGGGCATTGCCTTCACCATCCGctccgtcttcttcatcgaccCCAAGAAGACCATCCGCTGCATCCTCTCCTACCCCGCCTCCACCGGCCGCAACAGCGCCGAGATCCTCCGTGTCATCCAGTCCCTCCAGACCGGTGACAAGCACAAggtcaccacccccatcaattGGGTCCccggtgatgatgtcatTGTCCACCCCAGCATCAAGGGCGACGAGGCCACCAAgctcttccccaacctccgTGCCGTCAAGCCTTACCTCCGCTTCACCCCTCTCCCCGAGATTGACTAA